A genomic window from Thiomonas arsenitoxydans includes:
- a CDS encoding glutaredoxin family protein, whose amino-acid sequence MKRLTKRTSRHALVFSAALALGLTAGTPAWAIYKIVGPDGSVTFSDVPPSSTQGKAVQSLSANGSATPSSFAGFPAALREAARKYPVTLYTAPQCEACDAARDYLQQRGIPFAEKTITTNADIKAYKALSNGSDQLPLVIIGSTKLSTGFSSSNWDIALDAAGYPKKSELPRDYVRPQPVALVPPPAQKASAPEQKRVPTEPSVLPPPNPNAPKGFQF is encoded by the coding sequence ATGAAACGACTGACGAAACGAACTTCGCGCCACGCCCTCGTGTTTTCCGCCGCACTGGCGCTCGGCCTGACAGCGGGCACGCCGGCCTGGGCGATCTACAAGATAGTCGGCCCGGACGGCTCGGTCACCTTCAGCGATGTACCGCCCAGCAGCACCCAGGGCAAGGCCGTGCAGTCGTTGTCGGCCAACGGCAGTGCGACGCCCAGCAGCTTTGCCGGCTTTCCCGCCGCGTTGCGTGAAGCGGCGCGCAAATACCCCGTCACGCTCTACACCGCGCCGCAATGCGAGGCCTGCGATGCCGCACGCGACTACCTGCAACAGCGCGGCATTCCCTTCGCCGAAAAAACCATCACAACCAATGCCGACATCAAGGCCTACAAGGCTTTGTCGAACGGCAGCGACCAGCTCCCGCTGGTGATCATCGGCAGCACCAAACTGAGCACCGGTTTCAGTTCCAGCAATTGGGACATCGCGCTCGATGCTGCAGGCTATCCGAAGAAGAGCGAACTGCCGCGCGACTATGTGCGTCCGCAGCCCGTGGCGCTCGTGCCGCCCCCGGCCCAGAAAGCTTCGGCCCCCGAACAAAAGCGCGTGCCGACCGAACCTTCCGTACTGCCACCGCCAAACCCGAACGCCCCCAAGGGCTTTCAGTTTTAG
- a CDS encoding response regulator transcription factor — MKTANKGTVYVVDDDEAVRDSLQWLLEGNDYRVRCFESAESFLTRFDPREVACLIVDVRMPGMNGLELQDELLHRGCSMPLVFITGHGDVPMAVDTMKKGAIDFIEKPFNEVVLRDLVDRMLQKARLTADQQQAEASRGALLGRLTARESQVLERIVAGRLNKQIADDLNISIKTVEAHRANIMEKLNVSTVADLLKIALGAPK; from the coding sequence ATGAAAACAGCCAACAAAGGTACCGTGTATGTGGTGGATGACGACGAGGCCGTGCGCGATTCGCTGCAGTGGCTGCTCGAAGGCAACGACTACCGCGTGCGCTGCTTCGAATCCGCCGAAAGTTTCCTCACCCGTTTCGACCCGCGCGAAGTCGCCTGCCTCATCGTCGACGTGCGCATGCCCGGCATGAACGGCCTGGAGCTGCAAGATGAATTGCTGCATCGTGGCTGCAGTATGCCGCTGGTGTTCATCACCGGTCATGGCGATGTGCCGATGGCGGTGGATACCATGAAAAAGGGCGCGATCGACTTCATCGAAAAACCGTTCAACGAAGTCGTGCTGCGCGATTTGGTCGATCGCATGCTGCAGAAAGCGCGTCTGACCGCCGATCAGCAGCAGGCCGAAGCCAGCCGCGGCGCCCTGCTGGGCCGACTCACTGCGCGCGAGTCGCAGGTGCTCGAACGCATCGTGGCCGGACGGCTGAACAAGCAGATCGCCGACGATCTCAACATCAGCATCAAGACCGTTGAAGCGCACCGTGCCAACATTATGGAAAAGCTCAACGTCAGCACCGTGGCCGATCTGCTCAAGATTGCGCTCGGCGCACCGAAATAA
- the aceF gene encoding dihydrolipoyllysine-residue acetyltransferase has protein sequence MNDRRTHTQQETPNMAVVEVKVPDIGDFKDVEVIEVLVKAGDQIAVDQSLVTVESDKASMEIPSSAAGVVKALRVKLGDKVSEGSVLLELDAAGAADALPAAEAPSAPVVPAAAEPAQPEASPPVALPPAAVGVGFASEPRQHTPPTAALPVHEPAATTALLPHASPSVRKLARELGVPLAEVKGSGSKGRITAEDVQAFVKAVMSGQTVTQAAVVAGVGAGKGAASLGGLTLLPWPKVDFAKFGPVSSQPLSRIKKLSGPNLARNWAMIPHVTQFDEADITELEDFRKSSNERMAKQGVKLTMLAFVMKACVTVLKQMPAFNSSLDESGENLILKDYIHLGFAADTPQGLVVPVLKDVDKKGLAQIAKEMGELAATAREGKLKPSDMQGATFTISSLGGVGGTAFTPIINAPEVAILGLSKSQIKPVWDGAAFQPRLMLPLSLSYDHRVIDGAMAARFTTVLGELLADLRRVLI, from the coding sequence CTGAACGACCGCCGAACGCACACACAACAGGAGACACCCAACATGGCCGTCGTCGAGGTCAAGGTTCCCGATATCGGGGACTTCAAAGATGTGGAAGTGATCGAGGTTCTGGTGAAGGCCGGAGACCAGATCGCGGTCGATCAATCGCTGGTCACGGTAGAGAGTGACAAGGCCAGCATGGAGATCCCCAGCAGCGCCGCCGGCGTGGTGAAGGCGCTGCGGGTGAAGCTGGGCGACAAGGTGAGCGAAGGCTCGGTCTTGCTCGAACTCGACGCCGCAGGCGCCGCCGACGCACTGCCCGCCGCAGAAGCTCCGTCCGCTCCGGTCGTTCCGGCAGCAGCCGAGCCTGCGCAGCCCGAGGCATCGCCGCCGGTCGCGCTGCCTCCCGCGGCGGTTGGCGTGGGTTTCGCCTCCGAGCCGCGTCAGCACACCCCGCCCACCGCCGCGTTGCCGGTGCACGAGCCTGCAGCAACCACTGCGCTGTTGCCGCACGCTTCGCCAAGTGTGCGCAAGCTGGCGCGTGAACTCGGCGTGCCTCTGGCGGAAGTCAAGGGCAGCGGCAGCAAGGGCCGCATCACCGCGGAGGATGTGCAAGCCTTCGTCAAGGCGGTGATGTCAGGCCAGACCGTGACTCAGGCCGCGGTTGTCGCGGGAGTCGGTGCGGGCAAGGGCGCCGCCAGCCTGGGCGGGCTCACGCTCCTGCCGTGGCCCAAGGTGGATTTTGCCAAGTTCGGCCCGGTCAGCAGCCAGCCGTTGTCGCGCATCAAAAAGCTCTCGGGCCCCAATCTGGCGCGCAACTGGGCGATGATTCCGCATGTCACCCAGTTCGACGAGGCCGACATCACCGAGCTGGAAGACTTCCGCAAGAGCAGCAACGAACGCATGGCCAAGCAAGGCGTGAAGCTCACCATGCTCGCCTTTGTGATGAAAGCCTGCGTGACGGTGCTCAAGCAAATGCCCGCATTCAATAGTTCGCTCGATGAAAGCGGCGAGAACCTCATTCTGAAGGACTACATCCACCTGGGTTTCGCGGCCGATACGCCGCAAGGCCTGGTCGTGCCGGTGCTCAAGGATGTGGACAAGAAGGGCCTGGCGCAAATCGCCAAGGAAATGGGCGAGCTGGCCGCGACGGCGCGCGAAGGCAAGCTCAAGCCTTCAGACATGCAGGGTGCGACCTTCACCATTTCCAGCCTGGGCGGTGTGGGCGGAACGGCCTTCACGCCCATCATCAATGCGCCGGAAGTGGCCATATTGGGGCTGTCCAAATCGCAGATCAAACCGGTCTGGGACGGCGCCGCATTCCAGCCACGGCTGATGCTGCCGCTGTCGCTGTCGTACGACCACCGCGTCATCGACGGGGCGATGGCCGCGCGCTTCACCACCGTGCTCGGCGAGTTGCTCGCCGACCTGCGGCGTGTGCTGATCTGA
- a CDS encoding M3 family metallopeptidase, producing the protein MTLALPANNPLCDFRDLPDYAAVKPEHIEPALDALIQAAEQTLDQVTATTTAPTWAAVVEPLERATEHLGRAWGVVGHLNAVADTPALRAAYNAMLPKVTEFWTRLGQNEGLLRQYQALRDSAEFSRLSPTRQRIIEHALRDFRLSGALLEGPARSRYAEIQERLAALSQTFSEHVLDATAAYAEYVGEEQTAGIPADALQAAREAAERDGKPGYKFTLHYPSYMPVLQHGEHRPLRERLYRAYVTRASELGDAKFDNSTVMAEILALRDEEARLLGYANYAEVSLVPKMADTPEQVLHFLRDLAARARPFAQRDLDTLRAFAQTELGLAPLEAWDIAWASEKLRQSHYALSEQEVRQYFTLPTVIAGLFRVVETLFGVKLRRVEGDIHAWHPDAELYRIENTEGRSVGLFYLDLYARDGKRSGAWMDHVRSRWLRADGTLQTPVATLTCNFPSPVGGKPALLSHDDVQTLFHEFGHGLHHMLTQVDDIAVSGISGVEWDAVELPSQLMENFCWEWEVLRFLTHHVETGQAMPRALFDKMLAAKNFQSGMQTLRQVEFSLLDMRLHHDLRTFTPEAIEALVAENRNEIAVLKPPAFNRFVNSFSHIFAGGYAAGYYSYKWAEVLSADAFERFEQEGPLNPQVGKSYQQAILAVGGSRDAIDSFKAFRGREPRIDALLRHSGMTAEAAEVA; encoded by the coding sequence ATGACGCTTGCTCTGCCCGCCAACAACCCGCTGTGTGATTTTCGCGATCTTCCCGACTATGCCGCAGTAAAACCCGAGCACATCGAGCCGGCGCTCGACGCGCTGATTCAGGCGGCGGAACAGACGCTGGATCAGGTCACCGCAACTACCACTGCCCCCACCTGGGCCGCCGTGGTGGAGCCGCTGGAGCGCGCCACCGAACATCTGGGCCGTGCCTGGGGTGTCGTCGGCCACCTCAACGCCGTGGCCGACACCCCCGCCCTGCGCGCCGCCTACAACGCCATGCTGCCCAAGGTCACCGAGTTCTGGACCCGGCTGGGCCAGAATGAGGGGCTGCTGCGGCAATATCAGGCGCTGCGCGACAGCGCCGAGTTTTCCCGCCTCAGCCCGACGCGCCAGCGCATCATCGAGCACGCCTTGCGTGACTTCCGCTTGAGCGGTGCGCTGCTCGAAGGCCCCGCCCGCAGCCGCTACGCCGAAATTCAGGAGCGCCTGGCCGCACTCAGCCAAACCTTCTCCGAACATGTGCTCGATGCCACAGCGGCCTATGCCGAATACGTCGGCGAAGAACAGACTGCTGGCATTCCGGCCGACGCCCTGCAGGCCGCGCGCGAAGCCGCCGAGCGCGACGGCAAACCCGGCTATAAATTCACCCTGCACTATCCGTCGTACATGCCCGTGCTGCAGCACGGCGAACACCGCCCACTGCGCGAACGCCTCTACCGCGCCTACGTCACCCGTGCCAGCGAGCTGGGCGATGCAAAGTTCGACAACTCCACCGTCATGGCCGAAATTCTCGCCCTGCGCGACGAAGAAGCCCGTCTGCTCGGATACGCCAACTACGCCGAAGTCTCGCTGGTGCCCAAAATGGCCGACACCCCGGAGCAGGTGCTGCACTTTCTGCGCGACCTCGCCGCCCGCGCCCGTCCCTTCGCCCAGCGCGACCTCGACACCCTGCGCGCCTTCGCGCAAACAGAGCTTGGCCTGGCCCCGCTCGAAGCCTGGGACATCGCCTGGGCCTCCGAGAAACTGCGGCAGTCGCATTACGCCCTGTCGGAGCAGGAAGTGCGGCAATATTTCACCCTGCCCACCGTCATCGCCGGGCTATTCCGCGTGGTCGAAACCCTGTTCGGCGTGAAGCTGCGGCGGGTGGAGGGCGACATTCACGCCTGGCATCCAGACGCCGAGCTATATCGCATCGAAAACACCGAGGGTCGCAGCGTCGGTCTGTTCTACCTCGACCTGTACGCCCGCGACGGCAAACGCTCGGGCGCGTGGATGGATCATGTGCGTTCGCGCTGGCTGCGCGCGGATGGCACGCTGCAAACCCCGGTCGCCACCCTCACCTGCAACTTTCCCTCGCCCGTGGGCGGAAAGCCCGCCCTGCTCAGCCACGACGACGTGCAGACCCTGTTCCACGAGTTCGGCCACGGGCTGCACCACATGCTCACCCAGGTGGACGACATCGCCGTGTCGGGCATCTCTGGCGTCGAATGGGACGCGGTGGAGCTGCCCAGCCAGCTGATGGAAAACTTCTGCTGGGAATGGGAAGTGCTGCGCTTTCTCACCCATCATGTGGAAACCGGCCAAGCCATGCCGCGCGCCTTGTTCGACAAAATGCTGGCCGCGAAAAACTTCCAGTCCGGCATGCAGACCCTGCGTCAGGTCGAGTTTTCGCTGCTCGATATGCGCCTGCACCACGACTTGCGCACTTTCACCCCCGAAGCGATTGAAGCGCTGGTGGCGGAGAACCGCAACGAGATCGCCGTGCTGAAGCCACCGGCGTTCAACCGCTTCGTCAACAGTTTCTCCCACATCTTCGCCGGGGGCTATGCAGCGGGCTACTACAGCTACAAATGGGCTGAAGTGCTGTCGGCCGACGCCTTTGAGCGCTTCGAACAAGAAGGTCCGCTCAATCCGCAAGTGGGCAAGAGCTATCAGCAAGCCATTCTCGCCGTGGGCGGAAGCCGCGATGCCATCGACTCGTTCAAGGCCTTCCGTGGCCGCGAGCCGCGCATCGATGCCCTGCTCCGCCACAGCGGTATGACGGCTGAAGCGGCTGAAGTCGCCTGA
- the aceE gene encoding pyruvate dehydrogenase (acetyl-transferring), homodimeric type, with protein MAALPEMQPSSLSAAAGDADPQETREWLDALDALIAAEGPQRAHFVLESLIAEARQNGVDVPFSANTAYVNTIATDDEVRSPGNVEIEERLRAYMRWNAMAMVVHANRLHPADGGDLGGHMASFASLATMYGTGFNHFWHAPTAEHGGDLIYFQGHSAPGIYARAYMEGRLTEEQLLHFRQEVGGKGLSSYPHPKLMPNFWQFSTVSMGLGPIMAIYQARYLKYLHARGIADTSKRKVWAFCGDGEMDEPEALGAVGLAAREKLDNLVFVINCNLQRLDGPVRGNGKIIQELEAEFRGSGWNVIKLIWGSYWDPLLARDKDGILRQVMMDVLDGDYQAMKANDGAFVRKHFFGRDPRLLKMVEHMSDEDIWRLNRGGHDPQKVYAAFHAAANHQGGPTVLLVKTIKGYGMGRAAEARNVAHQVKKLTDEDIREFRDRFNIPVPDSELPKLPFFKPADDTPEMKYLMERRKALGGPLPQRREKADEHLPVPDLKEIFQPMLEATAEGREISTTQAYVRCLNQLLRDKTLGPRVVPILVDETRTFGMEGLYRQIGIYAPEGQKYTPVDRGEVMYYREDKQGQILQEGINEAGGMCSWIASATSYSHSNRITIPFYIFYSMFGFQRIGDLIWAAGDMLARGFLLGGTSGRTTLNGEGLQHEDGHSQVMAANVPNCISYDPTFAHEVAVILHAGLKRMVENQENVFYYLTLLNENYAQPGLQPGTEEQILKGMYLCKPGKAEVKQRVQLLGSGSILRESLAAQQLLESDWGVAADVWSCPSFNELARDGKAAERWNLLHPTDKPRVPFVTQQLDKHAGPVVASTDYVRLFAEQIRPFLPKGRNYRVLGTDGFGRSDTRTELRRHFEVDRHYIVLAALRGLVDEGALPASKLTEAIAKYGIDTEKVFSLYA; from the coding sequence ATGGCCGCCTTACCCGAGATGCAACCCAGCTCACTTTCCGCCGCCGCGGGAGATGCCGACCCACAGGAAACCCGAGAGTGGTTGGATGCGCTGGACGCGCTGATCGCCGCCGAAGGCCCGCAGCGGGCGCATTTCGTCCTCGAATCGCTGATCGCCGAAGCGCGGCAGAACGGCGTGGACGTGCCCTTCTCGGCCAACACCGCCTACGTCAACACCATTGCCACCGACGACGAGGTGCGCAGCCCGGGCAATGTTGAGATCGAGGAGCGGCTGCGCGCCTACATGCGCTGGAACGCCATGGCGATGGTGGTTCATGCCAACCGTCTGCATCCGGCCGATGGAGGGGATCTGGGCGGGCACATGGCCTCGTTCGCCTCGCTGGCCACCATGTATGGCACCGGCTTCAACCATTTCTGGCACGCGCCCACGGCCGAGCACGGCGGTGATCTGATTTACTTTCAGGGCCATAGCGCGCCGGGCATCTACGCCCGCGCCTATATGGAAGGGCGGTTGACGGAAGAGCAGCTCCTGCATTTCCGCCAGGAAGTCGGCGGCAAAGGGCTGTCGAGCTACCCCCATCCCAAGTTGATGCCGAACTTCTGGCAATTCTCCACGGTGAGCATGGGGCTGGGGCCGATCATGGCGATCTACCAGGCGCGCTATCTCAAGTATCTGCACGCCCGTGGCATTGCCGATACCTCCAAGCGCAAGGTCTGGGCTTTCTGCGGCGACGGTGAAATGGACGAGCCCGAGGCGCTCGGCGCCGTGGGGCTGGCGGCGCGCGAAAAGCTCGACAACCTGGTGTTCGTCATCAACTGCAATCTACAGCGCCTCGACGGCCCGGTGCGCGGCAACGGCAAGATCATCCAGGAGCTCGAGGCCGAGTTCCGCGGCTCGGGCTGGAACGTCATCAAACTCATCTGGGGCTCTTACTGGGACCCGCTGCTGGCGCGCGACAAAGACGGCATCCTGCGTCAGGTGATGATGGATGTGCTCGACGGCGACTATCAGGCGATGAAGGCCAATGACGGCGCCTTCGTGCGCAAGCATTTCTTCGGCCGCGACCCGCGCCTGCTCAAGATGGTCGAGCACATGAGCGACGAAGACATCTGGCGCCTGAACCGCGGCGGCCACGATCCGCAAAAAGTCTATGCCGCCTTCCACGCCGCAGCCAACCATCAGGGCGGCCCCACGGTGCTGCTGGTCAAGACCATCAAGGGCTATGGCATGGGCCGCGCGGCCGAGGCGCGCAATGTGGCGCACCAGGTCAAAAAACTCACCGATGAAGACATTCGCGAATTCCGCGACCGCTTCAACATCCCGGTGCCCGACAGCGAACTGCCCAAGCTGCCGTTCTTCAAGCCGGCCGACGACACGCCGGAAATGAAGTACCTGATGGAGCGTCGCAAGGCCCTGGGCGGCCCGCTGCCGCAGCGCCGCGAAAAGGCCGACGAACATCTGCCCGTGCCCGATCTGAAAGAGATTTTCCAGCCCATGCTGGAGGCGACGGCTGAGGGTCGCGAAATCTCCACCACCCAGGCTTATGTGCGCTGCCTCAACCAGTTGCTGCGCGACAAGACGCTGGGCCCGCGCGTCGTGCCCATTCTGGTGGATGAAACCCGTACCTTCGGCATGGAAGGGCTGTACCGGCAGATTGGCATCTACGCGCCGGAAGGACAGAAATACACCCCGGTCGATCGTGGCGAGGTGATGTATTACCGCGAAGACAAACAGGGCCAGATCCTGCAGGAAGGCATCAACGAAGCGGGCGGCATGTGCTCGTGGATCGCCTCGGCCACCAGCTACTCGCACAGCAACCGCATCACCATTCCGTTCTACATCTTCTATTCGATGTTCGGCTTCCAGCGCATCGGCGACCTGATCTGGGCCGCGGGCGACATGCTGGCGCGCGGCTTCCTGCTGGGCGGCACCTCCGGGCGTACCACCCTCAACGGCGAGGGCCTACAGCACGAAGACGGCCACAGCCAGGTCATGGCGGCCAATGTGCCCAACTGCATCAGCTACGACCCGACCTTCGCCCACGAAGTGGCCGTCATCCTACATGCGGGTCTCAAGCGCATGGTCGAGAACCAGGAAAACGTGTTCTATTACCTGACCCTGCTCAACGAAAACTACGCCCAACCCGGGCTGCAGCCGGGCACCGAAGAGCAGATTCTCAAGGGCATGTATCTGTGCAAGCCGGGCAAGGCCGAGGTCAAGCAGCGCGTGCAGTTGCTCGGCTCTGGTTCCATCCTGCGCGAAAGTCTGGCGGCGCAGCAACTGCTGGAAAGCGACTGGGGCGTCGCCGCCGACGTGTGGAGCTGCCCGAGCTTCAACGAGCTGGCGCGTGATGGCAAGGCCGCCGAACGCTGGAATCTGCTGCACCCGACCGACAAGCCGCGCGTGCCCTTCGTCACGCAGCAGCTCGACAAGCACGCAGGCCCGGTGGTGGCCAGCACCGACTATGTGCGCCTGTTCGCTGAACAAATCCGTCCCTTCCTGCCCAAGGGACGCAACTACCGGGTGCTGGGCACCGACGGTTTCGGCCGCTCGGATACCCGCACCGAGCTGCGCCGCCACTTCGAGGTCGATCGCCACTACATCGTGCTGGCTGCGCTGCGCGGTCTGGTCGATGAGGGCGCGCTGCCTGCGTCCAAGCTCACCGAGGCCATTGCCAAGTACGGCATCGACACGGAGAAGGTGTTCTCGCTCTACGCCTGA
- the folD gene encoding bifunctional methylenetetrahydrofolate dehydrogenase/methenyltetrahydrofolate cyclohydrolase FolD — translation MTAQRIDGLALSAQIRQQVAQRAQTCTAAGHRPGLAVILVGDSPASQVYVRNKIKACEQTGIHSVLEQYAADLQEAALLQRIAALNADPAIHGILVQLPLPRHIDANKVIEAIAPTKDVDGFHVASAGALMVGQPGFKPCTPYGCMKMLESIGLRDLRGKSAVVVGRSNIVGKPMALMLLAANATVTIAHSGTADLATVCRQADILVAAVGRENLITADMVKPGAVVIDVGMNRNAAGKLCGDVDFDGVSEVAGWITPVPGGVGPMTIAMLLVNTLESCERAHARP, via the coding sequence ATGACAGCCCAACGCATCGACGGTCTCGCCCTCTCCGCCCAAATCCGCCAGCAGGTCGCGCAGCGCGCGCAGACCTGCACCGCTGCGGGACATCGCCCCGGCCTCGCCGTCATTCTGGTGGGCGACAGCCCGGCCAGCCAGGTCTATGTGCGCAACAAAATCAAGGCCTGCGAGCAGACCGGCATCCATTCGGTGCTGGAGCAATACGCCGCCGACCTGCAAGAAGCCGCGCTGCTGCAGCGCATCGCCGCGCTCAACGCCGATCCGGCGATCCACGGCATCCTGGTGCAATTGCCCCTGCCCCGCCACATCGACGCCAACAAGGTGATCGAAGCCATTGCACCGACCAAGGATGTGGACGGCTTTCACGTCGCCAGCGCAGGTGCGTTGATGGTGGGACAGCCCGGCTTCAAGCCCTGCACGCCCTATGGCTGCATGAAAATGCTCGAATCCATCGGCCTGCGCGATCTGCGCGGCAAGTCGGCGGTGGTGGTGGGCCGCTCGAACATTGTCGGCAAGCCGATGGCCTTGATGCTGCTGGCGGCCAATGCGACGGTCACCATCGCGCACAGCGGCACGGCCGATCTGGCTACGGTGTGCCGCCAGGCCGATATTCTGGTGGCCGCCGTCGGGCGTGAAAACCTGATCACCGCCGACATGGTCAAGCCCGGCGCCGTGGTGATCGACGTGGGCATGAATCGCAACGCAGCGGGTAAGCTCTGCGGCGATGTGGACTTCGACGGTGTCAGCGAAGTCGCCGGCTGGATCACCCCGGTGCCCGGCGGCGTCGGGCCCATGACCATTGCGATGCTGCTGGTCAATACCCTGGAGTCGTGCGAGCGGGCCCACGCCCGCCCATAA
- a CDS encoding PAS domain-containing sensor histidine kinase, whose translation MNPSKHVPTFRRRSWPQRFGLLRARALLRRMQSDRVLLVLPLVVFILFLAAMAALVSYSQQADLQRDKDNLQRDSEWAQQRISLDLTLAQDQVQAIANNLSLHEDRPGPFDVQALRLLRRYPQLLLVYYAHPDGAVVFKKGNPNLATEQIATLVGKTLKRANSLQLMQQALVSQRTAYSTPFKGADNGWLLETATPVVRNDQLAGVVGVVYSVDGILRNSVPEDLNASYAVSLLGPDNQLLDSASSQPIRDKALQYRAPLPPFEPGLVLQVSSYRSSPSWTTKGLYWSVFLLSALTLWTLLTSWNQLRQRLSAQEALTRETAFRRAIENSLSTGMQAVDMQGRIQYVNLSFCRMTGFEDSDLIGSQPPYPYWPAQQGAEMALAIQQSLDGLAPPSGFALKIRRKNGSEFDARVYVSPLIDVREKQTGWIMSVTDITEPTRIRQELAASHERFVAVLEGLDAAVSVISLGTEEPLFANKLYRQWFGASVHGHLMLNGGQMTSVADDDHVDTVDSFAGLPADEILDGHSNAHETHVEALDRWFDVRQRYMQWVDGRVAQLLIATDITPRKRAEETARKQEEKAQITSRLITMGEMASSLAHELNQPLTAISNYSSGMIARVKTHGMTQQELIDALEKTGRQAQRAAGVIKRVRDFVKKSEPARVSCRVQDIVRNTLELAEIELTRRNVRLLNFVAPGIPTLYADPILIEQVLLNLLRNAAESVDKAGRQGNLRSIELKIMSDAERVTFTVKDHGTGIDEAVMERLFEAFYTTKAEGLGIGLNICRSIIEYHQGRLWAENYYNQSVIAGCLFSFTLPLGAPKERPRPPAPSGDSAHPDFLPSRL comes from the coding sequence GTGAATCCTTCAAAGCACGTTCCCACTTTCCGCCGCCGCAGTTGGCCGCAGCGCTTCGGGCTGTTGCGCGCGCGCGCGCTGCTGCGGCGCATGCAGTCCGACCGTGTGCTGCTGGTGCTGCCTCTTGTCGTCTTCATTCTGTTTCTGGCGGCCATGGCCGCGCTGGTGAGCTATTCGCAGCAGGCCGACCTGCAACGCGACAAAGACAATTTGCAGCGCGATAGCGAATGGGCGCAGCAACGCATCAGCCTCGACCTCACCCTCGCCCAGGACCAAGTGCAGGCCATCGCCAACAACCTCTCCTTGCATGAAGACCGACCCGGGCCGTTCGACGTGCAGGCGCTGCGCTTGCTGCGACGCTATCCGCAGTTGCTTTTGGTGTATTACGCACATCCCGATGGCGCCGTGGTGTTCAAAAAAGGCAACCCCAACCTCGCCACCGAGCAGATCGCCACCTTGGTAGGCAAGACCCTCAAGCGCGCCAACAGCCTGCAACTCATGCAGCAGGCGCTGGTCAGTCAGCGCACCGCGTACTCAACACCCTTCAAAGGCGCCGACAACGGCTGGCTGCTCGAAACCGCCACGCCGGTGGTGCGCAACGACCAGCTCGCCGGCGTGGTGGGCGTGGTGTACTCCGTCGATGGCATCTTGCGCAACTCGGTGCCGGAAGACCTCAATGCCAGCTATGCCGTTTCACTGCTCGGCCCCGACAACCAGTTGCTCGACAGCGCTTCAAGCCAGCCCATACGCGACAAGGCGCTGCAGTACCGCGCGCCCCTGCCCCCGTTCGAGCCCGGGCTGGTGCTGCAGGTCAGCAGCTATCGCAGCAGCCCGAGCTGGACGACCAAGGGCCTGTACTGGAGCGTGTTCCTGCTGTCGGCGCTCACCCTGTGGACGCTATTGACGAGCTGGAACCAGCTGCGCCAACGCCTGAGCGCACAAGAGGCGCTCACCCGCGAAACCGCCTTTCGCCGCGCCATCGAAAACTCGCTCTCCACCGGCATGCAGGCGGTGGACATGCAGGGCCGCATTCAATATGTCAACCTGTCGTTCTGCCGCATGACCGGCTTTGAAGACAGCGACCTGATCGGCAGCCAGCCGCCCTACCCCTACTGGCCCGCGCAACAAGGCGCTGAAATGGCCCTGGCCATTCAGCAAAGCCTCGACGGCCTGGCGCCGCCCTCGGGATTCGCGCTGAAAATCCGCCGCAAGAACGGCAGCGAGTTCGACGCGCGGGTCTATGTCTCGCCGCTGATCGACGTGCGCGAGAAGCAGACGGGCTGGATCATGTCGGTTACCGACATCACCGAGCCCACCCGCATCCGGCAGGAGCTCGCCGCCTCGCACGAGCGTTTCGTCGCCGTGCTCGAAGGGCTGGACGCCGCGGTCTCGGTGATCTCGCTGGGCACCGAAGAGCCGCTGTTCGCCAACAAGCTCTACCGCCAGTGGTTCGGCGCGTCGGTGCATGGCCACCTCATGCTCAATGGCGGGCAGATGACCTCGGTGGCCGACGACGATCATGTCGACACCGTCGACTCGTTTGCCGGCCTGCCCGCCGACGAAATCCTCGACGGCCACTCCAACGCGCATGAAACCCACGTCGAAGCACTCGACCGCTGGTTCGACGTGCGCCAGCGCTATATGCAATGGGTGGACGGCCGGGTGGCCCAGTTGCTGATCGCCACCGACATCACCCCCCGCAAGCGCGCCGAAGAGACCGCGCGCAAGCAGGAAGAAAAGGCCCAGATCACCAGCCGACTGATCACCATGGGCGAGATGGCCTCGTCGCTGGCGCACGAGCTCAACCAGCCGCTCACCGCCATCAGCAACTATTCCTCGGGCATGATCGCCCGCGTCAAGACCCACGGCATGACCCAGCAGGAATTGATCGATGCGCTGGAAAAAACCGGACGGCAGGCGCAGCGGGCCGCCGGGGTCATCAAACGGGTGCGCGACTTTGTGAAAAAGAGCGAGCCCGCGCGGGTGTCGTGCCGCGTGCAGGACATTGTGCGCAATACCCTGGAACTGGCCGAAATCGAGCTCACCCGACGCAATGTGCGGCTGCTCAACTTCGTCGCCCCCGGCATTCCCACGCTGTACGCCGATCCGATTCTGATCGAGCAGGTGCTGCTCAACCTGCTGCGCAATGCGGCCGAATCGGTGGACAAGGCCGGGCGGCAAGGCAATCTGCGCAGCATCGAACTCAAGATCATGTCGGATGCCGAGCGGGTGACTTTCACCGTCAAAGATCACGGCACCGGCATCGATGAAGCCGTGATGGAGCGACTGTTCGAAGCCTTCTACACCACCAAGGCCGAAGGCCTGGGCATCGGCCTGAACATCTGCCGCTCGATCATCGAGTATCACCAGGGCCGTCTCTGGGCCGAGAATTATTACAATCAATCGGTGATTGCCGGCTGCCTCTTCAGCTTCACCCTGCCGCTCGGAGCCCCCAAAGAGCGGCCTCGGCCACCGGCTCCCTCCGGCGATTCCGCGCATCCCGACTTCCTTCCGTCCCGCTTGTGA